One Megalops cyprinoides isolate fMegCyp1 chromosome 4, fMegCyp1.pri, whole genome shotgun sequence genomic window carries:
- the LOC118776540 gene encoding zinc finger protein 436-like, producing the protein MQKVIQPPVMSKSKNLKAFLASSLNEIFKATVNDILDSVEETLSEYQEKIQRIEAENENLRRSLQGRDDENGGAKKDVAGRVSAPLSPEPENCVVLKQPSSELKTLQTAVTQSNEKRVLKENRRFGKKKPPGSASVAEREAKRVTPTAGTAAGSCNDKAFDDPASTSALEYVNHDLDAGQDCAIDLSTTQASPSLAIKKIKMVNEELDYADPEHYVNIQSPHSPEMDSRDSDCGVSTTIISDHHMNIEASEDEVADMGESEQEDPNEALNMQLDNEFVSQNHSQPNASDSEADFAGGSDMSLPIEHGQPDPGFSSAIIASVSKTSQNSQGFYPCNLCDKTFSRVGTLKVHLRTHSGEKAHCCSYCGKRFGRADLLKAHKRTHTGERPFSCNVCGKSYGQPGQLRIHKRIHTGERPYCCPHCGKRFSEHNQLKVHLRTHTGEKPYHCTVCEKTFGNAGNLRIHQRIHTGEKPYSCSQCDKRFNGLGDLKTHYRVHTGERPYHCNLCEKTFSQAGHLTIHMRIHTGEKPYSCPDCGKTFSVASSLKLHQRTHTGEKLYSCSYCEKTFSRAGHLKRHEQVHTKEKLYSCTQCEKSYSDQSTLKKHLKTHTSDESQTQNEECFSGSDTDLEIETVEIL; encoded by the exons ATGCAGAAAGTCATCCAGCCACCTGTGATGTCTAAATCGAAGAATTTAAAAGCCTTTCTGGCTTCATCTCTGAATGAGATTTTTAAGGCGACGGTGAATGACATATTGGACTCGGTGGAGGAGACCTTGTCCGAgtaccaggagaaaatacagaggattGAGGCGGAGAACGAAAACCTTAGACGAAGTTTGCAGGGACGTGATGACGAAAATGGAGGAGCCAAGAAGG ACGTTGCAGGAAGAGTCAGTGCTCCTCTCAGTCCTGAACCTGAAAACTGCGTAGTTCTCAAGCAGCCCAGCAGTGAGCTTAAGACATTGCagactgcagtcacacagagcaACGAGAAACGTGTCCTTAAGGAGAATCGCCGGTTCGGAAAGAAGAAACCCCCTGGCTCTGCTTCCGTTGCAGAACGAGAGGCCAAGCGTGTCACACCAACTGCTgggacagcagcaggcagctgcaATGACAAAGCCTTTGATGATCCAGCATCGACAAGCGCTTTGGAATATGTGAACCATGACCTTGATGCAGGGCAGGACTGTGCAATTGATCTCTCCACAACTCAGGCATCACCTAGCTTGGCGATCAAGAAGATTAAAATGGTGAATGAAGAACTGGATTATGCAGACCCAGAACACTATGTGAATATACAGTCCCCACATAGTCCAGAGATGGATTCCAGAGACAGTGACTGTGGAGTAAGTACAACCATCATATCTGATCATCACATGAACATTGAAGCTAGTGAGGACGAAGTGGCAGATATGGGAGAGTCTGAACAAGAGGATCCCAACGAAGCATTGAACATGCAACTTGACAATGAATTTGTGTCACAGAATCACTCTCAGCCTAACGCCTCAGACTCTGAAGCAGATTTTGCCGGAGGGAGCGACATGAGTCTGCCCATAGAACATGGGCAGCCGGATCCAGGCTTCTCCAGTGCTATCATAGCCTCAGTGTCAAAAACCAGCCAAAACAGCCAAGGCTTCTATCCATGTAACTTGTGTGATAAGACATTTAGTCGGGTGGGGACCCTCAAAGTACACCTCAGAACTCACAGTGGTGAGAAGGCGCACTGCTGCAGTTACTGTGGAAAGCGCTTTGGCCGGGCGGATCTACTCAAGGCACACAAGCGCACTCACACTGGAGAAAGACCGTTCAGCTGCAATGTGTGTGGAAAAAGTTACGGCCAACCGGGTCAGCTCCGAATACATAAGCGAATCCACACTGGAGAAAGACCATATTGCTGCCCTCACTGTGGAAAAAGGTTCAGTGAGCACAATCAGCTGAAAGTGCATCTACGAACTCATACAGGAGAAAAACCATACCATTGCACTGTTTGCGAAAAGACCTTTGGCAATGCGGGAAACTTGAGAATACACCAGAGAATACACACGGGAGAAAAACCATATAGCTGTTCCCAGTGTGATAAGAGGTTTAATGGATTGGGAGATCTCAAAACACACTACAGAGTGCATACAGGTGAGAGGCCATATCACTGCAATCTGTGTGAAAAGACATTCAGTCAAGCTGGGCACCTAACCATACACATGAGAATACACACAGGGGAGAAACCATACAGCTGTCCAGACTGTGGGAAGACTTTTAGTGTCGCAAGTAGTCTTAAGCTGCATCAGCGAACTCATACAGGGGAAAAACTCTACAGCTGCTCATACTGTGAGAAGACTTTCAGTCGTGCTGGGCATCTTAAAAGACATGAACAAGTTCACACAAAAGAGAAGCTGTACTCCTGTACCCAGTGTGAGAAGAGTTACAGCGATCAGTCAACCCTTAAAAAACACCTAAAAACACATACAAGCGATGAGTCCCAAACTCAGAATGAGGAGTGTTTCAGTGGATCTGATACTGACTTGGAAATTGAGACAGTGGAGATACTGTAA